The Prevotella sp. oral taxon 299 str. F0039 genome has a segment encoding these proteins:
- a CDS encoding C10 family peptidase, translating into MLAFNTSIIAEPISKSQALLLASKYVSNPILKKSTAVTRAIDNEKNPSFYLFDNAKGKGFVIISGESKMNSLVAYSEEGDMKNAVLPQPMVDLLKNYTQIVKEVREGKRKITAPKITKYAAVEPLTKTKWGQATPYNNYTPQERTKRTLTGCVATAMSQIMYFHKWPQKRYKNAPVDTQELSQIKDSYDWDLMKETYNNEKKGPSASAVATLMRDAGTAVNMLYSLNSSGAYIKDAAIAFRDSFQYDIKYFRNLGMSANTFREELIQELSKGYPVLGKGGAHAWVYDGYNEEGLVHVNWGWYGFYNGYFDLSVIGVGEVGEGGGNGKYWVDPEMILLRPRDGQHELFNDSQKRLTFYSEKTFSFNKNSSNNDKSVIVELYDIGTTKIKKGTSKSFVGHLGVAFYNQQNDLVKIISYPFNLILDNSTQRMTLRRWMWDLSDLETGTYRVVPVSKALISGVDVFGEWQPFENAIEAQIRVENRGFTIISPTPNPIFTLQDSPSLIRNVYENGLQGGNLNFSIHNISNTEYRGHLRFTLAGTNRKRLYAPPMNSEVSVIQRNGTTQLTLHIPSSYNDEGLKDSISAGKYKMNVQFIYRDSQGNQHIQDVEGLQNFDIEVLPKPSQGLLSVRKMQLYINNQPTYLQEINRADQTEVALSMDLKMTDVGGISTCKGNLIYCAKDLETGEMLDLASINNLLLTSSTLNISDITKTVLNLSSLKEHQLYQLYAYLEQNNNRIDIGIDSNTPRYLKVYGIAPPTGIKTIENSKQKAFIIYNLQGIRQQSPWQSLPAGVYIVNGQKVYKY; encoded by the coding sequence ATGCTAGCATTTAATACTAGTATTATTGCAGAACCAATTAGTAAGTCTCAGGCTTTGCTGTTAGCATCTAAATATGTAAGTAATCCAATTCTTAAGAAATCTACAGCTGTAACTCGAGCTATAGATAATGAAAAAAATCCTTCCTTTTACTTATTTGATAATGCCAAAGGGAAAGGATTTGTTATAATATCGGGTGAAAGTAAAATGAATTCACTCGTGGCATATAGTGAAGAAGGGGATATGAAAAATGCAGTATTGCCTCAACCTATGGTAGATTTACTCAAAAACTATACGCAAATAGTGAAAGAGGTGCGTGAGGGAAAACGTAAAATAACAGCTCCTAAGATTACAAAGTATGCCGCAGTAGAACCATTAACAAAAACAAAATGGGGGCAAGCAACACCTTATAATAATTATACTCCACAAGAAAGAACAAAGCGTACACTTACTGGTTGCGTTGCAACTGCAATGTCTCAGATCATGTATTTTCACAAATGGCCCCAAAAACGTTATAAAAATGCACCTGTAGATACCCAAGAATTATCACAAATAAAAGATAGTTATGATTGGGATTTAATGAAAGAAACTTATAATAACGAGAAAAAAGGTCCTAGTGCTTCTGCGGTTGCAACTCTAATGCGTGATGCTGGAACTGCAGTTAATATGCTTTATAGCCTAAATAGTAGTGGGGCATACATAAAAGATGCCGCCATTGCCTTCCGAGATTCTTTTCAATATGATATAAAATACTTCCGCAATTTAGGTATGAGTGCAAATACTTTTCGTGAAGAACTTATACAAGAACTGTCTAAAGGATATCCTGTTTTAGGGAAAGGAGGCGCACATGCTTGGGTTTATGATGGATATAATGAAGAAGGACTTGTGCATGTAAACTGGGGTTGGTATGGATTCTATAATGGATATTTTGACCTTTCTGTGATAGGAGTTGGTGAAGTTGGAGAAGGAGGTGGTAATGGTAAATACTGGGTTGACCCTGAAATGATATTATTAAGACCTCGTGATGGCCAACACGAACTATTTAATGATTCTCAAAAGCGTCTCACATTCTATTCAGAAAAAACCTTTTCTTTTAATAAGAACAGTTCTAACAACGATAAAAGTGTCATTGTTGAACTCTATGATATAGGTACTACAAAAATAAAAAAAGGTACATCTAAATCTTTTGTAGGCCATCTTGGAGTGGCTTTTTATAATCAACAAAACGATTTAGTAAAAATAATCTCATATCCTTTTAATCTTATTTTAGATAATTCAACCCAGAGAATGACCTTACGAAGATGGATGTGGGATTTATCCGACCTAGAAACAGGGACTTATCGTGTCGTTCCTGTTTCTAAAGCACTAATATCTGGAGTAGATGTTTTTGGAGAATGGCAACCTTTTGAAAATGCAATCGAAGCACAAATAAGGGTGGAAAATCGAGGCTTTACAATTATATCGCCAACACCGAACCCCATATTTACATTACAAGATAGCCCTAGTTTAATTCGAAATGTGTATGAAAATGGACTTCAAGGAGGTAATCTAAATTTCTCCATTCATAATATTTCCAACACAGAATATCGAGGACATCTTCGCTTTACACTAGCAGGCACTAACAGAAAACGCCTGTATGCACCTCCGATGAATTCAGAAGTGAGTGTGATACAGCGTAATGGAACGACTCAATTAACCCTTCATATTCCTTCTTCTTATAATGATGAAGGACTAAAGGATAGTATTTCTGCAGGAAAATACAAAATGAATGTACAGTTTATATATCGAGATAGTCAAGGAAATCAACATATTCAAGATGTCGAAGGATTGCAAAATTTTGATATAGAAGTACTTCCTAAGCCTTCTCAAGGATTACTTTCTGTTCGGAAAATGCAACTCTATATAAATAATCAGCCCACGTATTTACAAGAGATTAATAGAGCAGATCAAACTGAAGTGGCTCTTTCTATGGATTTAAAGATGACCGATGTTGGCGGAATTTCAACTTGTAAAGGAAATCTTATTTATTGTGCAAAAGACTTAGAAACAGGTGAAATGCTAGACCTGGCAAGCATCAATAACTTGTTATTGACTAGCTCCACTCTTAATATTTCTGATATAACAAAGACTGTTTTAAATCTTTCTAGCTTAAAAGAACACCAGCTTTATCAGTTATATGCTTATTTAGAGCAAAATAATAATCGCATTGATATAGGCATAGATAGTAATACACCACGTTACTTAAAGGTCTATGGCATTGCTCCACCAACAGGAATTAAGACAATAGAAAACTCAAAACAGAAAGCTTTTATTATTTATAACCTGCAAGGTATTCGTCAACAAAGCCCATGGCAATCACTTCCAGCAGGTGTATATATAGTGAATGGACAGAAAGTATATAAATATTAA